The Atribacterota bacterium genome has a segment encoding these proteins:
- a CDS encoding UvrD-helicase domain-containing protein: MFEDLNSKQKEAISIVDKPVLVIAGAGSGKTSVITQRIIYLIKNFNIFPRNILAVTFTNKAANEMKKRIINDTVLNKELFSTSLYNQIWIGTFHSVCARILRKHINILGYKSIFNIYNKNESINLIKECIKLLSFDIKQYNSRIVHSIIENAKNRLLDENEFSANSIGFYNYQIGEIYKKYQEQLIIQQALDYGDLILKTVVIFKNFPTILEYYQKKFKQILVDEYQDINHAQYIFIKLLSQKNKNLFVVGDPDQSIYGFRGAELSNIINFEKDFTECKVVKLEQNYRSTEMIIRGATQVIKNNIYRKEKKLWTEKKGGEKIKYYEASSINDEANFVAQEIINIKRNKKINWADFAVLYRINTQSRPFEEVFAQKNIPFKVVGNSRFYEKKEIKYLINILSIINNSYNKDSIKKGLEIEKIGIGKKGFQSLVEKAEGEGEQKSILSTLSHYINLSDNRITLENKKKIKQHINIFMELQKNNNINISKLVEKLIKEINFYNLINNKEDSSIKKNIINNVKIFIQSIREFEKLNPEAKLDNFLNYISLVTDMDIIDDLDNDNKVNLMTLHCVKGLEFQVVFLTGFEEGLFPHRKSITNQLDLEEERRLCYVGMTRAMDQLYITFSWRRNVEGMTLFNQVSRFFSEIPKGCIEKINKHYPDYLGQQDFSRMKEIINIYDLIFHPDWGEGIITNIQETKNDSYLTVNFNNSGIKRLSLKYAPIKKIKEKSQI; encoded by the coding sequence ATGTTTGAAGATTTAAATTCAAAACAAAAAGAAGCAATATCTATTGTTGATAAGCCCGTACTGGTTATTGCTGGGGCAGGTAGTGGCAAGACTAGTGTTATAACTCAACGCATTATCTATCTGATAAAAAATTTTAATATATTTCCCAGAAATATCCTGGCAGTTACCTTTACCAATAAAGCAGCAAATGAAATGAAAAAAAGAATAATAAACGATACCGTATTAAACAAAGAATTATTTTCAACCTCTCTCTATAATCAAATATGGATAGGGACCTTCCATTCTGTTTGTGCTAGAATTTTACGTAAACATATTAATATTCTTGGATATAAAAGCATATTTAATATTTATAATAAAAATGAATCTATTAATTTAATAAAAGAATGCATAAAATTGCTTTCTTTTGATATTAAGCAATATAATTCAAGGATAGTTCATAGTATTATTGAAAATGCTAAAAATAGATTATTAGATGAAAACGAATTTAGTGCAAACTCAATTGGTTTTTATAATTATCAGATAGGAGAAATATACAAAAAGTATCAAGAGCAATTAATCATACAGCAGGCTCTTGATTATGGAGACTTAATTCTGAAGACTGTTGTGATTTTTAAAAATTTTCCAACTATTTTAGAATATTATCAAAAAAAATTTAAACAAATTTTGGTTGATGAATATCAGGATATTAATCACGCACAGTATATTTTTATCAAACTTCTATCTCAAAAAAACAAAAACCTCTTTGTCGTAGGTGATCCAGATCAAAGCATTTATGGCTTTAGAGGAGCTGAGTTAAGCAATATCATTAATTTTGAAAAGGATTTTACTGAATGTAAGGTAGTTAAATTGGAACAGAATTATCGTTCTACAGAGATGATAATAAGAGGAGCCACACAGGTAATTAAGAATAATATATATCGTAAAGAAAAAAAACTATGGACTGAAAAAAAAGGTGGAGAAAAAATTAAATATTATGAAGCCAGTAGTATTAATGATGAAGCCAACTTTGTTGCTCAGGAAATTATTAATATAAAAAGGAATAAAAAAATAAATTGGGCTGATTTTGCAGTGTTATATCGTATTAATACTCAATCAAGACCATTTGAAGAAGTTTTCGCTCAAAAAAATATTCCCTTCAAAGTTGTTGGTAACTCTAGATTTTATGAAAAAAAAGAAATTAAATATTTAATAAACATATTGAGTATTATTAATAATTCTTATAACAAAGATAGTATAAAAAAGGGGTTAGAAATAGAGAAAATTGGTATAGGGAAAAAGGGATTTCAATCACTAGTAGAAAAAGCCGAAGGAGAAGGAGAGCAAAAATCAATTTTAAGTACTTTATCTCATTATATTAATTTATCTGATAACCGGATTACTTTGGAAAATAAGAAAAAGATTAAACAGCATATCAATATATTTATGGAATTACAAAAAAATAATAATATTAATATATCTAAACTGGTTGAAAAACTTATAAAAGAAATTAATTTTTACAATTTAATAAATAACAAAGAAGATAGCTCGATAAAGAAAAATATTATCAATAATGTTAAGATATTCATTCAATCAATTAGGGAATTTGAGAAATTAAATCCTGAAGCTAAGTTAGACAATTTTTTAAATTATATTTCTCTGGTAACTGATATGGATATTATTGATGATTTAGACAATGATAACAAGGTAAATTTGATGACTTTGCATTGTGTCAAGGGCTTAGAATTCCAAGTAGTTTTTTTAACAGGATTTGAAGAAGGTCTGTTCCCTCATCGAAAAAGTATAACAAATCAACTTGACTTAGAAGAAGAAAGGAGACTTTGTTATGTCGGAATGACTCGAGCTATGGATCAACTTTATATAACATTTAGTTGGCGTAGAAATGTTGAAGGAATGACCTTATTTAATCAAGTATCACGTTTCTTCAGTGAAATACCTAAAGGCTGTATAGAAAAAATAAATAAACACTATCCTGACTATTTGGGACAGCAAGATTTTTCCCGGATGAAAGAAATTATAAATATCTACGATTTGATCTTCCATCCCGATTGGGGAGAAGGCATAATTACAAATATTCAAGAAACAAAAAATGATTCTTACCTTACTGTAAACTTTAATAATTCAGGAATCAAAAGATTATCATTAAAATATGCACCAATAAAAAAGATAAAAGAAAAATCACAAAT